The window GCCATCGCTAGGTGCATTAAGAAGTCTACGACAGTCTTTAAGTTACAAAAGTATAAACTGCATATAGGTTTCTTAGAGATATACAGGGACTAAAATTAaactgaaatataaatatacacgTTCATGATGCATGTAACTCGGGCGTAAAAAGTGCCAATCAAGTTCTTTCCTTTAATCAttaaagcataaataaataaataaaatattatgcgaaattataattttttgctaCGTAAAATCTATTTTAAGTCACATGCAgagtttcttttaaatattaaacaCTATTAAATAAACATTGTACATTCAACTGATTTCTACGTGTCTAATACGCATAAATACCTTTTAATTATAGATTTTAAGAATGGCGATGGTGGAATAAACATCTTACAGATAAGAACAAAACCACAAAGCAAAATACTGCTGTAACTATCATAGAATATGCTCGCTATTAGCGATAGACACCGGTATTTAATATGTTAAGTATTATGCATATGACACCTATCAGGTGCCAGTAAcgataattataattatgtaCACCTCGCAGAAGGCATAGAAATTAATAATACGACAGTGCGATATGGATTGTgagaattgtatttttttagtttctattgTAGTTTTTATCTTCTCTGTACCGAAATTGGTAACTTATAGAAGCCAGCATTGGCAATACCAAAAACGAAGTGCCTGTATATAAATCTTCTCCAAAATGTACTTTTCTATGTATTTCCATGTAAAATACCACCTTCTGCGACTGATTTtctgttaatttatttttctattgtaTGCACTAACTTATAAATTCATATACTAATAAAATTTAGTTAATCCGTACCAAAGTATTTCTGTCCGAAATGATTTGGAGCTACACTATGAATCTCCGATGTCAATATCTTCATCTGTAAAAAGGAATTTAATTTCACTGAAAAAATTCAGATGCATTCGCAGCTTACAAATGTAGCATGATTTGCACACTGATTTCTGCTGCCCTGCTACAACGATGCTGCACACATAAATTTGGTAATACTCCTAATAAAATTaactaaaaattgtttataatcgAATTATGTGAAATGTAAAATGTTAGAACTTGATACTGAATTTGGTTGATAATTGTGGAGTTGCACAGGAATGAGAAACTTATGATGCACTAAACGTTTCTGTAAATCATTGCTGTGCGTTCGTACTTCATGCATAGGGAACATACCTGAGGGAAGGCAGTGACTAGAGATTTGGCAGCAATTGGCGTACAAAATAAGTTTGACAAAATGATATTTTCTTCCAGCACATTATGCTCCTTCAGGATAGCTATTGCCTTTATCACAGTGTTCCCAGTACCTTTAAATCAAAGCATTATAATTCTACGGCACGCAGGCACGCGTACTTTGAAAAAGGATAATTTTGCATTCTTATACCTTCGCCGACTTGCGTACAATAAATAAGAACCAGGACATTAACAATTCTTAACAATTAGAAGGTAGAACCTTGCACTTACTCATTATCGGATACATTAACAACACTTTCCTCTCGGATATGTCATCTGGAAACTTTGCATAAACCACCTTGGCTTCGTGAGTGTCCGCGTCACTTTCCACTAATATTTTCCCAATTCTTATGCTACGACAGCAATCTCTCAAACCCTAAAAAATGATGCGATTAATGTGATCTAAGAATTAAGGTGCCTGAAATTTGCAATTCACCTGCTCCATGGCCTCTCCGCTTCTCACTATGGACACACCGCAGTTTCCTTTCTGATACTTCAAGCCGTTGTACTTGGCTCCCGTCGGTGTAGTGACCACACATTTGGAAAACGGTAATTGATTCAAACTTTCTTCTATGACCAGCCTTATCTAAAATTGTCAACATCTGCGTACAGTGAGCCATATAAATTACGCCTTCTATGATAACAATCTAAGTCACATACACATCCCTCGCAAGGAGACCTGCTTATGCAGCACAATTGTTATCAGTACGCATACCTTAACAGTATTTGCATGAGATTAGAACAGGAATGCCATAATGACAACGAATTCCTTGAACCCAAGAAGAAGGTAAGAAAAATGTACCTCGCATATAATTAACTACATATTTTCGATGAATATACAGTTATTCGAAGTATAATACGACATGTTGGTGCCGAGGACGTACCTCTTTCCCAGGAAAAAGGGCTTTCTACTCTTCTTTGCGCGTAAATTTCTTCCGTGATATTCGAAGCTTTGCGTCGATAAATATCTCAAAGTGGCAAAAGTTATGTGAAAAGGGAGTGACAATCGATCGAATAGCGTCATTAAACGAAAAATCAAACTCACTAGTCGGTCGGCGTAGAACTTGAAGTCGCTCCTCGTGGTGTTTCTGTAACGGAGATGCATCGTGTTTAATTAATCTGTTCAATGGGAAATGAACGACGTAACGCACTGACATCGTGCcggcttttaaatttaaaaaaaaaaaccttaaTGTATGGAAAGTGAATGATGATTCGTGATCGATTTACTTACTTGTCCCTCAATATAGTTTGCAACTCCTTCACCTGATTGTTGCACGGAAGGATCTTCAAATTCGGCCCATAAACGTCGCTGACATCGTTGGTTTCGTTAGGTTTCTTTGTCACCGACATAATCTCCGTGCTACCCATATTGGATTCTTCACGTGCATGCAATACCTCCGTAGACTGCCGTAGACGTTTCTCCAGCGATGCGCGCAATGCAAATGCTgcagacagaaaaaatagaataaatagcGACCAGGGGTACCATGAATTCACTGGCGCTACTTGAATTATTACCACAAGGTTGGCAGGCCTCATTGGATTTTGTTACTAGCGGGCAAATTATTGTCACACTCTTTGTAACCATATAACTGAAGTTTTCGAATTGTATTATTAATCAAATATAAtttcgaattttaaaagcatGAGCTTATAGATATGGCGCAATTTATTATGCCATTGTATTAAACAGTAGAATAATTGCTTTAGCCAATCATGGGCgtattccacttacgcccaaatcgcccgtgattttcattagaataggtttccctatacgcgactggacgtaTCGTTAAGAATTTCAaacttgattttctcgaaaatgaagcgcaatatcaaaaaattttattcctttttctcgacttatttacttgttataagtagaaaagaaagagtaacttttttttatatcgcgcttaattttcgagaaaatcaactttCAAAATCTTGATGTTGCGTTCTGTCACGTATAGGgaaacctaccttaatgaaaatcacgggcgattttaGTATAATTTTAGTTCACACCTTTCACTGCCGAGTGGAGCCCATAAACTGAACAAACTGTTAGAAAAAAGGTTGTATAATGAACTGCAGCTTTTGTTCGAGGCATACAATGttggaatataaataaataaaattgattttaatgTCCCTGCGTCGAACGTGTGGGTTAATACTTCTCCCGCTGCATGGGCGTGGAAACACGTCGATTCTAGAAGTGGAGTAAAGATTTTTAACACATCTTTAAATTACGTTTTTACTTTACGTTGGTAATAATTGCAGTGCTCTTCAGACAGCATCGTTATTAATTTGAAGTACGCATCGTCTAGCATCGTGGAAAAGATGGTGGATCGAGTCGCTGGTTTCAGTATCGTAGAATATCTTTCATTTTAGAGGAATTTAGACAAGACGGCGTGTCTTGTTCGCGAAGCGTGAATCAGAGAATCGAAAATGGGCTCCAATAAACGGCACAAAACCGAGAAGAGCCGGGACGCTAAGAAGAAGCGTCACCGCAGTCGGTCACGGAGTTATACGCCTGAACGCGAGAAATCGGATAAGCACAGGCACCACAAAAAGCATAGAAGGAAAGAGCGCAAGGATTATGACAGCGATGGTTATTATCTGATTCATTCCTATTTACAGTATTAGTTGCACGATGGCCATTCTCGATAACGCGCGTCCCTTGCAATTTGCTTATGCGCCACGAGCGTAATGTAATATTGTTTATTGCGTGCAGTTAGTTAAGCTACGCTTTCGGGTTCCGCTTCGTTCTTCTTCTCTGGTTTCAAAACTGTATCCGTGTCCCATCGGCAGACATACTTAGCGAGTCTCGAAGTACAAGGTTAAATAATTCGAAGGAAATTGAagcaaataataattatattatccaTAGGTACATAAGCATTTTCTACGATGAACATACCGCATTTAATATCAGTTAATACTGCGCCCATTTCATTCCAGTCGAAATAGTTAACGCGCCTCCTCCGCCAAAGATCTCTAAATCGTCACATCCGTCTACGCCTCCGCCGCCTGAGATTTCGAAGCAACGCAGTCCCTCGCCGGCCAAGGGCGGCGGAACGCAGAGCTCCTTGTCCATAGACGAGACTAATAAGTTACGAGCGAAACTAGGTTTGAAGCCGTTGGAGGTTGATAGCGTCTCCAAGGATGACCCGAACAAGATTAAAGACGATCTGGGAGAGTTTTATCACAAGCCTGCTCCTGATGTTAACGAGAAGTTGAAGACACAGAAGCTAAAGGAGAGAATTGGTACTCAGAAACAGAAGAGGCAAATCGAATCTAATCTAGCTAAAGTAAAGAATCTAGGCGATTGTGATTCGGATGACGATGCTAGAGCTTGGATTGATAAGAGCAGGCACatggagaaggagaagaagaaagcaGAAGAAAGAGTAATCATATATCCAGAGTACTTAAATATCTGTGTTAACAACAGATTAAGAATGCAGCattctaatttcttttcaaGGCCAAAATGTTGGACCAATTGGACGAGGAATTCGGAATTGGGAATCTGGTTAAAGAAGAAATCCACAGCGCCCGTAACACTGCTTATACCGAGAAGAATTTAAAGGGTCTGAAAGTGGAGCACAAGATCGTAAGTACTTATATTCACGTGTTTTAATAGTCGTAGAAATTAAACAGTTTTATTCGAATGTTACTTAATAGGACAAGTTCGAAGAAGGTAAAACAGTTGTCCTAACACTAAAAGATCGCGCGGTATTAGACGAGAGTGAAGATGTACTCGTGAACGTGAATATAACGGACGAAGAGCGTTACCAACGGAATATCTTAAATAAGACTAAAAAGCCTGGTTACGACGCATACGACGAAGATAATTACGATGAATATGGTATGCCAAAGAAGATTGTCTTGGAGAAGTATGACGAAGAGATCGAGGGCGAGAAGAAAGATACTTTCGTGCTAGGAGTGAATATGAAAGAAGTTAAGCAGTCCAAGCTTGATTGCATCAAGCAACGTTTGGCGAACAAGCGATTAGAGACATTGCATTTAGCGGAACCGAAACTAGCCAGCGAATATTACAATGAGGAAGAACTCGCAAAGTTTAAGAAACCAAAGAAGAAGGTAAGTGTTCGAAATAATGTTCTAATAACTTCCACGAGTGTTGTTAATACTTTGTCACCTCACAGATTCGAAAAATCAGGAAGAAACTGAAAGCAGACGATCTGATTCCTGAAGATAACGATTATCTTCGAGATCTTGGAAGTAGAAGAAGCAAGCGACCGGAAGAAGCGAAAGTTGAAAATGATGGTTTAGATGTGGACGACTTAGGAGGTATTTAGCGCCCTAAATTTCGCGACCTTGTTCACTATAGTGTTCTAAAACTTTATGAACCATCTTTTCCCGAATCCAGCTCCCACCGAGGATCTCAGCGGAGTGAAACTTGAAGAAGACGACAAGGAATTGGAGTTGCAACTAGCATTGAAGAAAGCGCAGCGCTTGAAGGAGTCGCAATTATCTAGTATCGAGCAGGTCGTTGAAACCATAAAACAAGAACCCACAGGTTCGGACGACGGTCAGGCTGGAAATATTGTTCTTAATGCTACGGCGGAATTTTGTAGAACCTTGGGAGACATTCCTACTTATGGTCTTGCTGGGAACAGAGAAGAGAATGGCCAGGAACTTATGGTATCAACTCGTTACAATATCATTCTTTTACAGAACTAAAGCTTTCCAAGtctattttgtaatttaaattgTAGGACTTCGAAATGGACGGAGTGAAAGAGGAACCGCCTGCAAACGAGGAAGAAGACGATGGTCGTGGTGCATGGAATACAGTGCAACTAGGTATCtctctcgattttttttttatatatcttaCGAAACACAAATCGCAAttaattttactttaaaatattaataattctacTGTATTCTAACGATAGACGAAAGCACGTCGGAGCCAGTAACAATGGAAAACGCGATTCTGGATGCAGAACCTTCTCTCGGGCATGGCGTCGGCGGAGCGTTAAAGCTCGCAATGAGTAAAGGCTATTTGCAAAAAGAGGACAGTAGTCGACCATCTGCATCGCGTTTCGCCCATTTACAGGCTCAGAATTACTCGATAGAGGACAAGACTTACGGGTATGTATGGCACATAACTATCGCTTCGATACAAGATGCTTTCTTACACGCTCGCAACGGGCTCTCCTCGTGAAATCGATGTAAGAAATACTCTTCTATCGAATGCATTCGAAACGAACCTTGTTAGACACGAGACTCTAGTGAATTTCAAACTGTTAGTTAACAGTCTCTTAAATAGAGCCCGGATTTCGGTGCTCGGGAAATGGATGATCTGCTACCGCAACGAGAGTTTAACTACTTTGTCGGAGATGGTGAAAGGCCTGAGAAGCGAGTAGGATGTTAATTGAGGTATGTTTATGTTATGCGATTCTATTGTCGCGCGCGATATTCGAACGTTCCAACTTCTAGACAAGTCCAGTGTGGATTAAAGTTACATCGCTCTGAGTAGTAATAAACGAATCCTTGTTAAACACCATACATCATAAATATAATCTTCATCTCTTACACTCTAGCATGTTTCAACGTACGAAGTATGGTGCGAACCAAGGGTTTAAAATAAGGATTCTTCGTATAAATAGTAATCGACAATTTGTTTCTAATATCTTCTGTGCATTTGTCAATTCTTCTCATAGGAAGAATTCATCATTCTTTGAGAACTATAGTAAACTAAAACTTTGGAATGTTTTATACGGATATGGGTTTACTTATGATAGCATATGACTTGTTTAGATTCGTGTTGATTCAATCGCATAATGTAATGTATCTTGAGAGCTCAATAGCCTGCTTTCCGATTAATATATTCACAAATATGATCGATTTCCACTGTGACTTAAGTTTCTTCAAACACCGAATTCCATGGGCTGctatatatttttgtatccAAAAAGAGTATCTATTTTATCCTCCTATCTCTTTCATCGAGTTCCGACTTCATCCACGCTTTTCCCTTTTCAGAGACGACGACAAATTTGGCAGAAGAGATCGTTTCAACGGTCCAACCTCGGAATTCAAAGAAAAGGACGGTTTTAAACCGAACGTGAAATTAGAGTACATCGACGACGATGGGCACGTTTTGAGTGCTAAAGAAGCTTTCAGATATCTGTCGCACAAGTTCCATGGGAAAGGTCCGGGAAAGAATAAGGTTCGTGTCTTTACGACGATTGTTTTTCCCATTTGAAAACTGCAAGGCACGTGGCTAATAGTATTGTGTAACCTCGTAGGTTGAAAAGCGGATGAAGAAAGCGGAACAAGAAGTTCTAATGAAACGGATGTCCTCCACGGACACACCTCTAGGTACACTTAATTTATTGCAGGCGAAACAAAAGGAAACTCAATCGCCGTACATAGTGCTGAGTGGCAGCAAGCAAATGCAGACGTAAGGAATCAGAtgttaattaaattacgtaGCAGCTTATCATTACCACGTGCTAATCACGAATGATTTTCTTCCAGGACTAGTATATCAAAGTCGAAGCATTAAAGGTTTTAATGCTAACTTTAATATGAGAATTGTATATAATATACAGACAGGAGAAAATCTCTTATCGGTAAATTGTTCGGACAGTACAGTACGTTATCGATCGTCGAGAAATAACAATACACATTCTTTTTGATTTGTTAATTCAAGTACAGGATAATAAAGCAACATTTGTGAGTTTATAAAAGATGTTGATTTTTCCATTACCTTTTCCTTCTCAAAGGAAGACTAAAATCCTTAATTGACAATTTAAGAGTTTTATGCTCCTCGGATTTCGTCGCGGTATACTCCTAACAGCGATTCAAGttattttaatgtaaatttCCAAGGTTTATACGGCTCGAATATTATTTACACTGTACAAGTTGGATATGGTAGCTGAAGATATGAAGTATTCAGTACGTATGCCAGAGAAAATTATCTAAATTTTCTCAGTCTATATAAAGTAGTACAAATTCATTTTTTGTCACTTCTTTTCATAGATAATATCTTCTTATGCTTATGCAAAATATTCTCTTACATTAAAGGAATACACATACATCTATCACAATAAAATTAAGTGGGGCGGGGACAAACGACGACTACCTTACTTCAGCCACGTTAAAGAATTACGATCTACACTCTGAACAGTAACAAGTTTGTAAAGGCTGCTTTATAGTTTAACACGTGGGTTACCCCTTTACTTCTGCATCCTCAATCACAATGTTTACGATTAACTTCTACTCTTTATCCGTAAAAATCTCTACTTGGATGATACAAATTTGAATACTACAAAATATTTTACCGTCCCTAAATAGTCACTATATAAACGTTTGCTCAACATTCTTTGCTTAGTATGAAATGGTGTCGTGAAGTTGAAAATATCTTTCTTCTCTCATCAAGCGAAAGATTTTCTTGTAGTCGGTTATCAATTTGTATTACTCTCGGCCGACATTGCGTAGATCGGTGTCGCGACTTCGTATCGAGAAAATGGTAACAATTCGTCGGTACAAAGAATGCTGCATGGCATTAAGTATAGGTATCCCTGATATCACAAGGCTTCACTTtgtgcaaaaatattaatacttgATCTCACGAATCTTACACGTTGCACAATAAAatctataaattatattttataaataggcGTCTCGAATTATACACATttagttacagttacagtttttGATAATCGTTTAGAAGACTTGCTCTCTACTCCCTATTCACGATTCATTACATCTCCCTTttcttgttcttttttttcttcttttttggaAAGTTTGGCACTTCTCTTAACGGCTCACGAAAAGTAATAGGAATtccttctttttcaatttttaaacatttatttagaAGTAGTGTCTCCTGTTGACGAGGGAGCATACTATCTAATTGTGAACTTCAAATTGCGAATAACTTATAAGTTTTAAGAAAGACGTTTGAGCAGTTCTGAAAGGCTTTCAAAGGAATAGAATTGAGTCATGTTCAATCGCTAAAATAGTATCTTCGTTGACGAACGAAAATAATGAGTAATTATATGTTAACAATAGAAAGTAGATCGAAGAGAAttcctattatttttttaaacaacctgCTACACACTCTGATATTTATTTTAACTTACGGATATGACTCTGTTTGCTGGACTCTAAGAAATTTAGTTCGCACCAGTAACACCATGCCTGTcgtaaaattgataaacttcCAATAAATTTTATACTATACAGTTATCTAACAAAATTCTATCACTACGCAAATGAAAAAACAAATCCAACATCCTTTGTGTTACTGTTAtgttaaacaaatttcttatCATCggcaagtatatatatatatatatatattcgtgtAAATGTTCCCTATTCTCACCTACAAGTCAGAATTAATGCAAACTACGCgaaatagataaatattttcagtaaatactAGACCCATGGATTCTTTTCAATCCTTTCTCGtaaatcctttttttttcatatgtATGTACTAAGATAATCAATTAATCTGTtaagtttttatatatattataaattgacTCTGTTTCTCATTCTCTCTAATCTTCCACTCCAGTATGCAGAGTGCTTCAGAACTGTAGATAGAAACTTAATCAAATAATAGAACtcataaaaagaaacatatcCTTATAATCAGGCTTTCAAAACCATTATACTTTGCGAGATATTCCGTGTTTCAGTTAGCAACTTTATATAGAATAACTCATTGTATCTATCTGCATTGGTTTACAAAGACTAAATACCCCGAAACTGTTAACTAATGGACTTACGTTTCTCATGACTTTTGTAGTTCTTTTAATCAGTTCTATTAATGAAATTAGTTTATATCTACATGTCCGAAACACCCTGCGATAAGGTATTAAAATCATTTGGTATAAGTATCGGTAAAAGGGAAGTGCGAGCCCCAATGTTTCAATCGATGATCCACTGAACCATCAAATGTCccgttaaaaaatgaaaatcgatCATCGTATCAAAAGTGTGTGTACAAGAAGCTAAGCAATAGTATGAAACCGTGGTAGTGAACGATCGAATAGTAATGGTACAGTTACTACTAGTTTTTCGGATATACCTTCCTCAAGGTGGTCACCTTCCAAGGTATCTTCCTCGAGCGGAACATCATAAGCAATTGTTATCTGTTCAATGTCTCTACTTTCTGATTCTGAGCGTTCTTGTTCACGTTCTCCTCTTGGCCAGTCGGGCTCGGCAGTCTGACCGGCTTGATCGATTTCAACTTGGTCGTTCCACCGTATCTAAAGTTCACGTCGCTGCAAGTATCTAGAGGGTGCATGGTGCCGGTCAAATTCAACACGTCCTCGTCCGTGGTGGCCTCCAGTTTGCTGGTCGG is drawn from Andrena cerasifolii isolate SP2316 chromosome 8, iyAndCera1_principal, whole genome shotgun sequence and contains these coding sequences:
- the LOC143372606 gene encoding U4/U6.U5 tri-snRNP-associated protein 1 isoform X1 — its product is MGSNKRHKTEKSRDAKKKRHRSRSRSYTPEREKSDKHRHHKKHRRKERKDYDSDVEIVNAPPPPKISKSSHPSTPPPPEISKQRSPSPAKGGGTQSSLSIDETNKLRAKLGLKPLEVDSVSKDDPNKIKDDLGEFYHKPAPDVNEKLKTQKLKERIGTQKQKRQIESNLAKVKNLGDCDSDDDARAWIDKSRHMEKEKKKAEERAKMLDQLDEEFGIGNLVKEEIHSARNTAYTEKNLKGLKVEHKIDKFEEGKTVVLTLKDRAVLDESEDVLVNVNITDEERYQRNILNKTKKPGYDAYDEDNYDEYGMPKKIVLEKYDEEIEGEKKDTFVLGVNMKEVKQSKLDCIKQRLANKRLETLHLAEPKLASEYYNEEELAKFKKPKKKIRKIRKKLKADDLIPEDNDYLRDLGSRRSKRPEEAKVENDGLDVDDLGAPTEDLSGVKLEEDDKELELQLALKKAQRLKESQLSSIEQVVETIKQEPTGSDDGQAGNIVLNATAEFCRTLGDIPTYGLAGNREENGQELMDFEMDGVKEEPPANEEEDDGRGAWNTVQLDESTSEPVTMENAILDAEPSLGHGVGGALKLAMSKGYLQKEDSSRPSASRFAHLQAQNYSIEDKTYGDDDKFGRRDRFNGPTSEFKEKDGFKPNVKLEYIDDDGHVLSAKEAFRYLSHKFHGKGPGKNKVEKRMKKAEQEVLMKRMSSTDTPLGTLNLLQAKQKETQSPYIVLSGSKQMQTTSISKSKH
- the Kri gene encoding uracil phosphoribosyltransferase krishah isoform X3, yielding MGSTEIMSVTKKPNETNDVSDVYGPNLKILPCNNQVKELQTILRDKNTTRSDFKFYADRLIRLVIEESLNQLPFSKCVVTTPTGAKYNGLKYQKGNCGVSIVRSGEAMEQGLRDCCRSIRIGKILVESDADTHEAKVVYAKFPDDISERKVLLMYPIMSTGNTVIKAIAILKEHNVLEENIILSNLFCTPIAAKSLVTAFPQAVLVSSQERLQTFKGKIFEEFILCASHRS
- the LOC143372606 gene encoding U4/U6.U5 tri-snRNP-associated protein 1 isoform X2, which codes for MGSNKRHKTEKSRDAKKKRHRSRSRSYTPEREKSDKHRHHKKHRRKERKDYDSDVEIVNAPPPPKISKSSHPSTPPPPEISKQRSPSPAKGGGTQSSLSIDETNKLRAKLGLKPLEVDSVSKDDPNKIKDDLGEFYHKPAPDVNEKLKTQKLKERIGTQKQKRQIESNLAKVKNLGDCDSDDDARAWIDKSRHMEKEKKKAEERAKMLDQLDEEFGIGNLVKEEIHSARNTAYTEKNLKGLKVEHKIDKFEEGKTVVLTLKDRAVLDESEDVLVNVNITDEERYQRNILNKTKKPGYDAYDEDNYDEYGMPKKIVLEKYDEEIEGEKKDTFVLGVNMKEVKQSKLDCIKQRLANKRLETLHLAEPKLASEYYNEEELAKFKKPKKKIRKIRKKLKADDLIPEDNDYLRDLGSRRSKRPEEAKVENDGLDVDDLGAPTEDLSGVKLEEDDKELELQLALKKAQRLKESQLSSIEQVVETIKQEPTGSDDGQAGNIVLNATAEFCRTLGDIPTYGLAGNREENGQELMDFEMDGVKEEPPANEEEDDGRGAWNTVQLDESTSEPVTMENAILDAEPSLGHGVGGALKLAMSKGYLQKEDSSRPSASRFAHLQAQNYSIEDKTYGARISVLGKWMICYRNESLTTLSEMVKGLRSE
- the Kri gene encoding uracil phosphoribosyltransferase krishah isoform X1; its protein translation is MGSTEIMSVTKKPNETNDVSDVYGPNLKILPCNNQVKELQTILRDKNTTRSDFKFYADRLIRLVIEESLNQLPFSKCVVTTPTGAKYNGLKYQKGNCGVSIVRSGEAMEQGLRDCCRSIRIGKILVESDADTHEAKVVYAKFPDDISERKVLLMYPIMSTGNTVIKAIAILKEHNVLEENIILSNLFCTPIAAKSLVTAFPQMKILTSEIHSVAPNHFGQKYFGSPAYVSTVAYIQHFTFHLA
- the Kri gene encoding uracil phosphoribosyltransferase krishah isoform X2; protein product: MGSTEIMSVTKKPNETNDVSDVYGPNLKILPCNNQVKELQTILRDKNTTRSDFKFYADRLIRLVIEESLNQLPFSKCVVTTPTGAKYNGLKYQKGNCGVSIVRSGEAMEQGLRDCCRSIRIGKILVESDADTHEAKVVYAKFPDDISERKVLLMYPIMSTGNTVIKAIAILKEHNVLEENIILSNLFCTPIAAKSLVTAFPQMKILTSEIHSVAPNHFGQKYFGCSRFIAGETANIQGKDI
- the LOC143372606 gene encoding U4/U6.U5 tri-snRNP-associated protein 1 isoform X3 codes for the protein MGSNKRHKTEKSRDAKKKRHRSRSRSYTPEREKSDKHRHHKKHRRKERKDYDSDVEIVNAPPPPKISKSSHPSTPPPPEISKQRSPSPAKGGGTQSSLSIDETNKLRAKLGLKPLEVDSVSKDDPNKIKDDLGEFYHKPAPDVNEKLKTQKLKERIGTQKQKRQIESNLAKVKNLGDCDSDDDARAWIDKSRHMEKEKKKAEERAKMLDQLDEEFGIGNLVKEEIHSARNTAYTEKNLKGLKVEHKIDKFEEGKTVVLTLKDRAVLDESEDVLVNVNITDEERYQRNILNKTKKPGYDAYDEDNYDEYGMPKKIVLEKYDEEIEGEKKDTFVLGVNMKEVKQSKLDCIKQRLANKRLETLHLAEPKLASEYYNEEELAKFKKPKKKIRKIRKKLKADDLIPEDNDYLRDLGSRRSKRPEEAKVENDGLDVDDLGAPTEDLSGVKLEEDDKELELQLALKKAQRLKESQLSSIEQVVETIKQEPTGSDDGQAGNIVLNATAEFCRTLGDIPTYGLAGNREENGQELMDFEMDGVKEEPPANEEEDDGRGAWNTVQLDESTSEPVTMENAILDAEPSLGHGVGGALKLAMSKGYLQKEDSSRPSASRFAHLQAQNYSIEDKTYG